The Deinococcus aestuarii genome includes a region encoding these proteins:
- a CDS encoding TerC family protein gives MFGLEMPPLNAETWAILGTLVLLEGLLSADNALVLAVMVRHLATDLQRKALAYGIGGAVVLRILGVLLASYVLEYWWLRAFGALYLAYLALSHFVKKGHGDAGGVGGTRGRGFWATVVLLNLTDLAFSVDSILAGVALIPRDMPPQQGLTIVVIGGIIGLILMRFAATIFLKVLNRYPAMDNVAYALVGWIAVKLGIETLEAAHEVFPAVPTFHLPQTLFWTVMAAIAVIGTFLATRKPAMSEAQAEAEAHREGVDLLETDEQLKQG, from the coding sequence ATGTTCGGACTCGAAATGCCCCCCCTCAACGCCGAGACCTGGGCGATCCTCGGCACCCTCGTCCTGCTGGAGGGCCTGCTCTCGGCGGACAACGCCCTCGTTCTGGCGGTGATGGTGCGCCACCTCGCCACCGACCTCCAGCGCAAGGCGCTCGCCTACGGCATCGGCGGCGCGGTCGTGCTGCGCATCCTGGGCGTGCTGCTCGCCTCGTACGTGCTGGAATACTGGTGGCTGCGCGCCTTCGGGGCCCTGTACCTCGCCTACCTCGCCCTCAGCCACTTCGTCAAAAAGGGCCACGGGGACGCCGGGGGCGTGGGCGGCACCAGGGGCCGGGGCTTCTGGGCGACCGTCGTGCTGCTCAACCTGACCGACCTGGCCTTCAGCGTGGACTCGATCCTGGCGGGGGTGGCGCTGATCCCGCGCGACATGCCGCCCCAGCAGGGCCTGACCATCGTGGTGATCGGCGGCATCATCGGCCTGATCCTGATGCGCTTCGCGGCGACGATCTTCCTCAAGGTGCTCAACCGCTACCCGGCGATGGACAACGTGGCCTACGCGCTGGTGGGCTGGATCGCCGTCAAGCTCGGCATCGAGACGCTGGAGGCCGCCCACGAGGTCTTCCCGGCGGTACCCACCTTCCACCTGCCGCAGACCCTCTTCTGGACGGTGATGGCCGCCATCGCGGTGATCGGCACCTTCCTCGCCACCCGCAAGCCTGCCATGTCCGAGGCGCAGGCCGAGGCCGAGGCCCACCGAGAGGGCGTGGACCTCCTCGAGACCGACGAACAGCTCAAGCAGGGCTGA
- a CDS encoding peptidoglycan-binding domain-containing protein, whose translation MRLALLLLAALLLCPALAAPGAGDVERATTRVAQALDGVLRNCPASFARIGTPDKKCVGAGGTVEGVRVRLGSALGADLYGVWRSRDEQRSVYNWLRTPGGYVYVRVQPDPDGRAQTLVYLDLPPNSGADTGNGNAGSVTPSLAPQAGVSVQRPPPAAPTTPARPASQVTPQPTTPAAPARTPPPPQASAPASSAGTLAPVPFRRTLQLQAQRQNGADVAAVQNRLIALTRPSGGGRGDGWYGPVTAATVRAFQGSNGLPVTGRVDGATWNLLFSEAARTFPASAIR comes from the coding sequence ATGAGGCTCGCCCTGCTCCTCCTCGCCGCCCTACTGCTTTGCCCCGCCCTCGCCGCCCCGGGCGCGGGGGACGTGGAGCGGGCCACCACGCGCGTCGCTCAGGCCCTCGACGGGGTGTTGCGCAACTGCCCGGCGAGCTTCGCCCGCATCGGCACCCCCGACAAGAAGTGCGTGGGGGCGGGCGGCACCGTCGAGGGCGTGCGGGTGCGGCTCGGCTCGGCCCTGGGCGCCGACCTCTACGGCGTGTGGCGCAGCCGCGACGAGCAGCGCAGCGTCTACAACTGGCTGCGGACGCCCGGCGGCTACGTCTACGTGCGCGTCCAGCCCGACCCCGACGGCCGCGCGCAGACCCTGGTGTATCTCGACCTGCCCCCCAACAGCGGGGCCGACACGGGCAACGGGAATGCGGGCTCGGTGACGCCATCTCTCGCCCCCCAGGCGGGCGTGAGCGTGCAGCGTCCTCCCCCGGCCGCCCCCACCACCCCGGCGAGGCCCGCGTCCCAGGTGACCCCCCAGCCCACCACGCCCGCCGCCCCGGCCCGCACCCCCCCGCCGCCGCAGGCGTCCGCCCCGGCCAGCTCCGCCGGGACCCTCGCGCCCGTGCCCTTCCGGCGGACGCTGCAACTGCAAGCCCAGCGGCAAAACGGCGCGGATGTCGCGGCCGTGCAAAACCGCCTGATCGCCCTCACGCGCCCCAGCGGCGGCGGTCGCGGCGACGGCTGGTACGGCCCGGTCACCGCCGCCACCGTGCGCGCCTTCCAGGGCTCCAACGGGCTGCCCGTCACGGGCCGGGTGGACGGGGCGACCTGGAACCTCCTTTTCAGCGAGGCCGCCCGGACCTTTCCTGCGAGCGCGATCCGCTAG
- the trmH gene encoding tRNA (guanosine(18)-2'-O)-methyltransferase TrmH: MTPERYEKIRRVLSRRQPTLGVLMDEVHKPHNFSAILRTCDAVGVLTAHAVPPKGGALPTFDATSGSAHKWVAVRKHADAVSAVRELQAQGVQVLATHLSQRSLDYREPDYTRPTCVLLGAEKWGVSDEAAGLADANIVIPMFGMVQSLNVSVAAATILFEAQRQRLVAGMYDAPQLSPEELGRLAFEWAYPDLAPGLRERGEPYPALDGAGQILR, from the coding sequence ATGACCCCCGAGCGGTACGAGAAGATTCGCCGCGTCCTGAGCAGACGCCAGCCCACCCTGGGCGTGCTGATGGACGAGGTGCACAAGCCTCACAACTTCAGCGCCATCCTGCGCACCTGCGACGCGGTGGGGGTGCTCACCGCCCACGCCGTCCCCCCGAAGGGCGGGGCCCTGCCCACCTTCGACGCCACGAGCGGCAGCGCCCACAAGTGGGTGGCGGTCCGCAAGCACGCGGACGCCGTGAGCGCCGTGCGCGAGTTGCAGGCGCAGGGCGTGCAGGTCCTCGCCACCCACCTCTCGCAGCGCAGCCTCGACTACCGCGAGCCCGACTACACCCGCCCGACCTGCGTGCTCCTCGGGGCCGAGAAGTGGGGGGTGTCCGACGAGGCGGCGGGGCTCGCCGACGCGAACATCGTCATCCCCATGTTCGGCATGGTGCAGAGCCTCAACGTCTCGGTCGCCGCCGCCACCATCCTCTTCGAGGCCCAGCGCCAGCGCCTCGTGGCGGGGATGTACGACGCGCCGCAGCTTTCTCCGGAGGAGCTGGGCCGCCTCGCCTTCGAGTGGGCCTACCCCGACCTCGCCCCCGGCCTCCGCGAGCGGGGCGAGCCCTACCCGGCGCTCGACGGGGCGGGGCAGATTCTGCGCTGA